A genomic segment from Zonotrichia albicollis isolate bZonAlb1 chromosome 21, bZonAlb1.hap1, whole genome shotgun sequence encodes:
- the LOC141731393 gene encoding uncharacterized protein LOC141731393 yields MRCYIVKFESRTSSAVGPNPSQTRQEEGTIGITNNGRALCTDCPTGRRTRRPVPAAGPSVPPGARAGGTGAAGSAAGPRAGAGTREGHGRLRTREGGAGLSPQKRAVPADAWASVQSVCAHSRLPGRAFSPVATGTARSPAEAATTSGVPGAPQAAVRCGPCGPVARPGQPRAVPGPVPGPVRAERGWAGPGAAAAGLGRCCPLAARGGTAGARRARGQPGRAGLTGAGAAQRRDGGALPTWTGRTGLQPRAGLRNSLPCGAPAFPARQRPTPAHRKTPVAFGEPGHQAAGTEDSCLASAAARRPALGRPHCRLSAEPPTTGRSPSWLCKSAAPTVPPVAAPAARCFHVAGLSPGRRREGSPRTGPIWHGSPSGTPPARDEPPPPAHDGD; encoded by the exons ATGAGGTGTTATATAG TTAAATTTGAGAGTCGAACAAGTAGCGCAGTTGGTCCCAATCCTTCCCAAACGAGGCAGGAGGAAGGAACCATCGGGATAACTAACAACGGCCGAGCCCTCTGCACCGACTGCCCCACCGGCCGCCGGACGCGCCGCCCCGTCCCGGCTGCCGGCCCGTCGGTCCCGCCCGGTGCACGCGCTGGCGGTACCGGCGCTGCGGGGAGCGCCGCGGGACCCCGGGCGGGAGCGGGAACGCGGGAGGGCCACGGGCGTCTCCGCACCAGGGAAGGGGGCGCCGGGCTTTCTCCGCAGAAGCGTGCGGTGCCGGCGGATGCGTGGGCGTCTGTGCAGTCTGTCTGTGCACATTCCCGGCTGCCTGGACGCGCGTTCTCCCCAGTAGCGACCGGCACCGCCCGCTCCCCTGCTGAGGCGGCCACGACCAGTGGGGTGCCGGGCGCTCCGCAGGCTGCGGTGCGGTGCGGGCCGTGCGGTCCGGTGGCAAggccggggcagccccgggcggtgccggggcCGGTGCCGGGGCCGGTCCGGGCTgagcggggctgggccgggcccggtgccgccGCGGCGGGGCTCGGGCGATGCTGCCCCCTGGCGGCGCGCGGTGGCACGGCAGGGGCTCGGCGGGCGCGGGGTCAGCCGGGGCGAGCGGGGCTGACCGGAGCGGGAGCTGCGCAGCGCCGGGACGGCGGCGCTTTGCCCACCTGGACGGGCCGGACAGGCCTCCAGCCTAGAG CCGGACTCCGCAACTCGCTCCCCTGCGGAGCCCCGGCCTTCCCCGCTCGCCAGCGGCCGACGCCGGCCCACAGAAAAACGCCCGTGGCGTTCGGGGAGCCGGGGCACCAGGCTGCCGGCACGGAGGACAGCTGCCTAGCTTCGGCAGCGGCACGGAGACCGGCCCTCGGGCGGCCTCACTGCCGGTTGTCCGCGGAGCCTCCCACAACAGGGCGCTCCCCAAGCTGGCTCTGCAAGTCCGCGGCTCCGACCGTGCCCCCGGTGGCGGCGCCCGCCGCCCGGTGCTTCCACGTCGCCGGGCTCTCCCCCGGGCGCCGACGAGAGGGCAGTCCCAGGACCGGGCCGATTTGGCACGGTAGCCCTAGCGGAACGCCCCCGGCCCGGGacgagccgccgccgccggcgcACGACGGTGACTGA